Proteins encoded within one genomic window of Sorex araneus isolate mSorAra2 chromosome 9, mSorAra2.pri, whole genome shotgun sequence:
- the OGFOD2 gene encoding 2-oxoglutarate and iron-dependent oxygenase domain-containing protein 2 isoform X1 yields the protein MRDPVRGCGTREAAGTGGGRTHLSGHAPRLGSETRSIRRQAHSRDHCLLCSQILRSRGCVSPEHFQQLLEELEQEVQRRQRLGQESAARKALIARAYCPVRPELFRPLQDEALAPEFLAAAEYSASPAAERQGLLQRLETVSEEKRIYRLPVFTARFCQALLDELEHFERSDLPKGRPNTMNNYGVLLHELGLDEPLVTPLRERFLQPLLALLYPECGGGLLDSHRAFVVKYAPGQDVSLGCHYDNAELTLNVALGKTFSGGALYFGDLFQKPSALVKPTELEHVAGHGVLHRGGQLHGARPLRGGERWNLVVWLRASAVRNQLCPMCLRQPELVDDEGFGDGFTREGSAEMAACTLT from the exons ATGCGGGACCCGGTGCGGGGCTGCGGGACCCG GGAGGCGGCCGGGACGGGAGGAGGAAGGACACATCTCTCCGGGCACGCGCCGCGTCTCGGCTCTGAGACCCGCAGCATCCGGCGCCAGGCACACAGTCGTGATCACTGCCTTTTGTGCTCCCAGATCCTGCGCAGCCGAGGCTGtgtcagccccgagcacttccagcAGCTGTTAGAGGAG CTTGAGCAGGAGGTGCAGCGGCGGCAGCGGCTGGGGCAGGAGTCGGCTGCCCGGAAGGCCCTCATCGCCCGCGCGTACTGCCCCGTGAGGCCCGAGCTCTTCCGTCCGCTGCAG GATGAGGCCCTGGCCCCTGAGTTTCTGGCAGCAGCTGAGTACAGCGCATCGCCGGCGGCAGAGCGCCAGGGGCTCCTCCAGCGCCTGGAGACGGTGTCAG AGGAGAAGCGCATCTACCGGCTGCCCGTGTTCACGGCGCGCTTctgccaggccctgctggacGAGCTGGAGCACTTCGAGCGCTCGGACCTGCCCAAGGGGAGACCCAACACCATGAACAACTACGGG gtGCTGCTGCATGAGCTGGGCCTGGACGAGCCCCTGGTGACCCCACTGCGGGAGCGCTTCCTGCAGCCGCTGCTGGCCCTGCTGTACCCTGAGTGTGGCGGGGGCCTGCTCGACAGCCACCGGGCCTTCGTGGTCAAGTACGCCCCCGGCCAGGACGTGTCGCTGGGCTGTCACTACGATAACGCCGAGCTCACCCTCAACGTGGCCCTGGGCAAGACCTTCTCGGGGGGCGCCTTGTACTTTGGGGACCTCTTCCAG AAACCCTCAGCCCTGGTCAAGCCCACGGAACTGGAACACGTGGCAGGCCACGGCGTCCTGCACCGGGGCGGCCAGCTGCACGGCGCCCGGCCCCTGCGCGGCGGGGAACGCTGGAACCTCGTGGTCTGGCTGCGGGCCTCGGCCGTGCGGAACCAGCTGTGCCCCATGTGTCTGCGGCAGCCGGAGCTGGTGGACGACGAGGGCTTCGGTGATGGCTTCACCCGGGAGGGGTCTGCTGAGATGGCCGCGTGCACGCTGACCtga
- the OGFOD2 gene encoding 2-oxoglutarate and iron-dependent oxygenase domain-containing protein 2 isoform X3, which yields MAAARGRFCRCACFCSENLYVARYGLHVRFRDETQLRADFGPILRSRGCVSPEHFQQLLEELEQEVQRRQRLGQESAARKALIARAYCPVRPELFRPLQDEALAPEFLAAAEYSASPAAERQGLLQRLETVSEEKRIYRLPVFTARFCQALLDELEHFERSDLPKGRPNTMNNYGVLLHELGLDEPLVTPLRERFLQPLLALLYPECGGGLLDSHRAFVVKYAPGQDVSLGCHYDNAELTLNVALGKTFSGGALYFGDLFQKPSALVKPTELEHVAGHGVLHRGGQLHGARPLRGGERWNLVVWLRASAVRNQLCPMCLRQPELVDDEGFGDGFTREGSAEMAACTLT from the exons ATGGCCGCGGCCCGGGGGCGCTTCTGCCGCTGCGCCTGTTTCTGCTCCGAGAACCTGTACGTGGCGCGCTACGGGCTGCACGTGCGCTTCCGGGACGAGACGCAGCTGCGCGCCGACTTCGGGCCG ATCCTGCGCAGCCGAGGCTGtgtcagccccgagcacttccagcAGCTGTTAGAGGAG CTTGAGCAGGAGGTGCAGCGGCGGCAGCGGCTGGGGCAGGAGTCGGCTGCCCGGAAGGCCCTCATCGCCCGCGCGTACTGCCCCGTGAGGCCCGAGCTCTTCCGTCCGCTGCAG GATGAGGCCCTGGCCCCTGAGTTTCTGGCAGCAGCTGAGTACAGCGCATCGCCGGCGGCAGAGCGCCAGGGGCTCCTCCAGCGCCTGGAGACGGTGTCAG AGGAGAAGCGCATCTACCGGCTGCCCGTGTTCACGGCGCGCTTctgccaggccctgctggacGAGCTGGAGCACTTCGAGCGCTCGGACCTGCCCAAGGGGAGACCCAACACCATGAACAACTACGGG gtGCTGCTGCATGAGCTGGGCCTGGACGAGCCCCTGGTGACCCCACTGCGGGAGCGCTTCCTGCAGCCGCTGCTGGCCCTGCTGTACCCTGAGTGTGGCGGGGGCCTGCTCGACAGCCACCGGGCCTTCGTGGTCAAGTACGCCCCCGGCCAGGACGTGTCGCTGGGCTGTCACTACGATAACGCCGAGCTCACCCTCAACGTGGCCCTGGGCAAGACCTTCTCGGGGGGCGCCTTGTACTTTGGGGACCTCTTCCAG AAACCCTCAGCCCTGGTCAAGCCCACGGAACTGGAACACGTGGCAGGCCACGGCGTCCTGCACCGGGGCGGCCAGCTGCACGGCGCCCGGCCCCTGCGCGGCGGGGAACGCTGGAACCTCGTGGTCTGGCTGCGGGCCTCGGCCGTGCGGAACCAGCTGTGCCCCATGTGTCTGCGGCAGCCGGAGCTGGTGGACGACGAGGGCTTCGGTGATGGCTTCACCCGGGAGGGGTCTGCTGAGATGGCCGCGTGCACGCTGACCtga
- the OGFOD2 gene encoding 2-oxoglutarate and iron-dependent oxygenase domain-containing protein 2 isoform X2, translating into MPDPVRGSGTRCGNAGPGAGLRDPVRGCGTPCEDAGPGAGLRDPILRSRGCVSPEHFQQLLEELEQEVQRRQRLGQESAARKALIARAYCPVRPELFRPLQDEALAPEFLAAAEYSASPAAERQGLLQRLETVSEEKRIYRLPVFTARFCQALLDELEHFERSDLPKGRPNTMNNYGVLLHELGLDEPLVTPLRERFLQPLLALLYPECGGGLLDSHRAFVVKYAPGQDVSLGCHYDNAELTLNVALGKTFSGGALYFGDLFQKPSALVKPTELEHVAGHGVLHRGGQLHGARPLRGGERWNLVVWLRASAVRNQLCPMCLRQPELVDDEGFGDGFTREGSAEMAACTLT; encoded by the exons ATGCCGGACCCGGTGCGGGGCTCTGGGACCCGGTGCGGGAATGCAGGAccgggcgcggggctgcgggaCCCGGTGCGGGGCTGCGGGACCCCGTGTGAGGATGCGGGACCCGGTGCGGGGCTGCGGGACCCG ATCCTGCGCAGCCGAGGCTGtgtcagccccgagcacttccagcAGCTGTTAGAGGAG CTTGAGCAGGAGGTGCAGCGGCGGCAGCGGCTGGGGCAGGAGTCGGCTGCCCGGAAGGCCCTCATCGCCCGCGCGTACTGCCCCGTGAGGCCCGAGCTCTTCCGTCCGCTGCAG GATGAGGCCCTGGCCCCTGAGTTTCTGGCAGCAGCTGAGTACAGCGCATCGCCGGCGGCAGAGCGCCAGGGGCTCCTCCAGCGCCTGGAGACGGTGTCAG AGGAGAAGCGCATCTACCGGCTGCCCGTGTTCACGGCGCGCTTctgccaggccctgctggacGAGCTGGAGCACTTCGAGCGCTCGGACCTGCCCAAGGGGAGACCCAACACCATGAACAACTACGGG gtGCTGCTGCATGAGCTGGGCCTGGACGAGCCCCTGGTGACCCCACTGCGGGAGCGCTTCCTGCAGCCGCTGCTGGCCCTGCTGTACCCTGAGTGTGGCGGGGGCCTGCTCGACAGCCACCGGGCCTTCGTGGTCAAGTACGCCCCCGGCCAGGACGTGTCGCTGGGCTGTCACTACGATAACGCCGAGCTCACCCTCAACGTGGCCCTGGGCAAGACCTTCTCGGGGGGCGCCTTGTACTTTGGGGACCTCTTCCAG AAACCCTCAGCCCTGGTCAAGCCCACGGAACTGGAACACGTGGCAGGCCACGGCGTCCTGCACCGGGGCGGCCAGCTGCACGGCGCCCGGCCCCTGCGCGGCGGGGAACGCTGGAACCTCGTGGTCTGGCTGCGGGCCTCGGCCGTGCGGAACCAGCTGTGCCCCATGTGTCTGCGGCAGCCGGAGCTGGTGGACGACGAGGGCTTCGGTGATGGCTTCACCCGGGAGGGGTCTGCTGAGATGGCCGCGTGCACGCTGACCtga